The Candidatus Omnitrophota bacterium region GCAGGAAAGGAGGGATCACCGGCAGTCTAAAAGCTTCCTCTTCATAAGGGAGAACTGCCTTGAGAGCGCGAATGATACGATCTGCATTTCGCAGCATGGGAGAACGCCGGCTCGCTCCGTGGGGATCCAACAGATATAAGACTTGCTCCTCTTCCACCGGATGGGCCATAGGAATTTGAGACAAGTCTAAATCGGGAAAACTCTCTTTGATGGAGCGGCCGCGCGTCACCAGGCCGGACACACCAAAACTGATATCATCCGCGCGCTCATAACACAGGACCTGCGGCGGCATGCCTGGCATAACCCGGCTCTCAGCCGGTGCCTCGCCGTCCGCGCCGGAAAGGTATTTTGAGAGCGTGGTCAGAAAGCCGCCTGTGGCTGGACCAAATCCAACACAGACAATATCGACTTCCATTTGCTGGCGCTCGATATCAGGGGTCTTTGTCATGAGTATTTTCGGTGGTACAGCAGAACGGCCCGCACAGTAATCGGGCCATCGATTAGGCTGGGTAATCCAGCGCTTCGGGAATCATCACCTGACTCAGAGCCGCAGCCGCACGGTCCTTAGCCAAACGCGAACCTGTCAAACATCCATCCAGCTTGGAACGCAATTCCACAAAGGGCCGCATTTCGTCCATGCACACGCAAGGACCGGCTTTGACATTGCAGCCGACCTTGGGTTCGGACTCCCAGCTGGGATGACTGTTATAACCAAACACAAGTTCCGCGCAGATGCGCCCCACTTCACCCGCAGCGCGCGCGGCCTGCACATGGCAAAGGTCGGTGAAGAATTGCACCGTGCCGGCCAGGTTCTCAGCCAGCACCGGATTATCCGGACCTTTTTCTTCGAGCTCGATCAAATCCAAAATCTGGCAACGCGTGGAAAGCAACCAACACAAGGCATCGGCCATGGGAAAGGTCACCCCATGGCGTTGGCCGTGATACAGAGCTTTTCCGTCCGCGTCCTTGGCTTTCATCAAATGCTGCAGGGTCCAGTCCCAAAGCTCCATGGCCTTGGCCAAGGTGCATGCCCCTGTGCCCGGCCGCTGTCCCGCAACTACGCGCATGTCTTTAATCCACTGGCGCAGCTGCGCGAGAAAGACCTCATTGGTCATGGTCACGCTGAGCTGGCGGCGCTGCACAGCCTCAGGACCTTCGTACGTGGCTTCGAGTTGGGCATCCATCCATTTCTGTCCGATAAAGCCCGGGCAGTCTTCAGTGATTCCGTAACCGCCCATCAGGCTCACGGCCTCGCGCATCATCGTCGTGCCAAAACCTGTGTTCCAGAGCTTGGCTGCAGGGCAGAGGACATTGGCCATTGAATCCCCGATAACAAACTGCACCAGGGGCTTGGCCTTAAGTTCCTCGTGGCGCTTTGCATCCCGCTTTTTCCCGGGCTGGACGTCCAATTCCATGAATTCCAGGGCTTCTTCCTGAGCGGCGCGCAGAGTTTTGAGCTGCGCGCGGCCTTTGAGACCCTGCTCCTCAAAAATCTTTTCCTTTTCCTTCTCGAGCGAATCAAACTCGTCAAAAAAACGAGCGGCCGCAAAACCCAAAGACGCGCTTGCTTCCCCCGTGGCCCAGATATCGGCCAGGCGGTGCAAAGCATCTTCCTTTTGCTGGATGCCCAAATCATAACGCGGGGTGCCCGGAGTGCTGCCTGCGCCGCCGCGGAACCGGCCGCGCTGGTAGCGGATGATAGGCTCGATCGCGGAAAGTAACTTGGCGCTGCTCATGATGGCGGCCGTCACGCGCGTGCGCCGGAACACGGATTCAATGATTTCCGAGTGGGAATAGTTGGGGAAGATCACCCCATCTTTGATTGTGTAACCGCCGATAATGCGGCTGGCCGGAACCTTCAAATTAAAGATAGGATCCCCGGTGGAAGAGAGTTGGTGCACGAGCTTCAGGGTCATGGATCCCGCGTCAAAGTTACCCTCGTCCGTGTCCTCCAAAATGACCATGCAACTACCCTTGATACGCTCATCATCCGAATCCACAGCCACAGTCACAAAATTGGCAAAACCGATGTTGGTTATGAAGCGGCCGCGCTTCTCCACCTGGAGAATGGGCTCCTTCCCTTCTTTCCAACTGGCCACGCGCATCTTACCCGAAAGCACGCCTGTATCCACACCCACATAAGGAAGGGGCTCGGTGAGAACAAAGGCGCCATGCCAAGGCTTGCGGTCCTCCCCCGGTTGCGGAGCCGCACAACGCTGCATATAGGTGCGCACTTGCTCCGGGGTGCCGCGCTCGTGAAGAGGAGCCAGGGCCAGATTGCCCGCCATGCTGGTGGTGGCCGCTCCGGCATCAACCCAGGCGAGTTCAAAAGCAACCAGAGCCAGGGCCAGATTCTTGGGGCCGGTGATAAAGCCGCCGTCTTCAGGCTCCATAAATACATTGGTCAAGCCGGACTCATCAAAGGCCCGGAGCACTTGGGCCTTCTCCTCGGTCCAATCATGGGTGTTGCGCGCCCCCTCAGCCACAAGCCGGGCCACCACCCCGCGGGCCACAGAACGAGCCGATTGAACTGCCATCTGCAGCTCAAAACGTTCGGCAAAACGCCACATGATCTGGCGCACATCGTCTCCGGGAAGGGTGCTCAAACTCAGGGTGTTTTTTTCAGAAGTTGCTGCATTTGCAGTGTTCATTGGGACCAGCTCCTAGGGATCTGTTGCGAATTTGGTGTCCTTCAGAGGGGCATTCTACCAGGAAGGGGGCGGAAGATCCATGTTTCACGGTGCCAGGCACTGGTGCCAGGCACCGGTGCCTGACACCGCTTTCAATTCTCGACACCAACGCAATCCTGGGCTTAAAATGGCGGGGAACCAAAGGGAGTCCTGCCCATGTCCACTAGTCACGAAATTAAGGAAGGTGATGTCTATGCCTGCGAGGTTTGCGGGCTGACTTTGAAGGTCACCAAGCGAGGCAAGCGCTACGGCACCCCAATCCAGG contains the following coding sequences:
- a CDS encoding acyl-CoA/acyl-ACP dehydrogenase, with protein sequence MNTANAATSEKNTLSLSTLPGDDVRQIMWRFAERFELQMAVQSARSVARGVVARLVAEGARNTHDWTEEKAQVLRAFDESGLTNVFMEPEDGGFITGPKNLALALVAFELAWVDAGAATTSMAGNLALAPLHERGTPEQVRTYMQRCAAPQPGEDRKPWHGAFVLTEPLPYVGVDTGVLSGKMRVASWKEGKEPILQVEKRGRFITNIGFANFVTVAVDSDDERIKGSCMVILEDTDEGNFDAGSMTLKLVHQLSSTGDPIFNLKVPASRIIGGYTIKDGVIFPNYSHSEIIESVFRRTRVTAAIMSSAKLLSAIEPIIRYQRGRFRGGAGSTPGTPRYDLGIQQKEDALHRLADIWATGEASASLGFAAARFFDEFDSLEKEKEKIFEEQGLKGRAQLKTLRAAQEEALEFMELDVQPGKKRDAKRHEELKAKPLVQFVIGDSMANVLCPAAKLWNTGFGTTMMREAVSLMGGYGITEDCPGFIGQKWMDAQLEATYEGPEAVQRRQLSVTMTNEVFLAQLRQWIKDMRVVAGQRPGTGACTLAKAMELWDWTLQHLMKAKDADGKALYHGQRHGVTFPMADALCWLLSTRCQILDLIELEEKGPDNPVLAENLAGTVQFFTDLCHVQAARAAGEVGRICAELVFGYNSHPSWESEPKVGCNVKAGPCVCMDEMRPFVELRSKLDGCLTGSRLAKDRAAAALSQVMIPEALDYPA